The Pseudomonadota bacterium genome includes a region encoding these proteins:
- a CDS encoding peptidylprolyl isomerase, which produces MSASDRFRTLSRALGRVLLALLVLAPAVVAGGEPLDAIIAVVNDDVVMASELKRMVRRVEREIEQRGGELPSDRVLNRQVLERLVLTKIQIQTARQTGVQVDDESLNRAMSNIAAENGMTLAQFRQAVESEGYGFVQFREDIRSEIMVSRLRQRQVDNLIHVSDREIDNYLATQARQEKIDHEYHLAQVLVAVPEDADADGRKAARDKALAALKRLRQGEDFEQVAIAVSDDQEALEGGDLGWRKAGEIPAIYAEVATSLREGGVSDLIESPNGYHIVKLIAVRGGDTGLVTETHARHILVKPDDLVSAETARARLDRLRDRVLAGEDFAGLARLNSADKQSAAKGGDLGWMSPGNLVPKFEDAMTALEPGGVSEPFETEFGWHIVQVLERRRRDNTVEAMRAQAREAIRRRKGEEERQAWLRRLRDEAYVEYRLEE; this is translated from the coding sequence GGGAGAACCGCTCGATGCCATCATCGCGGTCGTCAACGACGACGTGGTGATGGCGAGCGAGCTCAAGCGCATGGTGCGGCGGGTCGAGCGGGAGATCGAGCAGCGCGGCGGCGAGCTGCCGTCCGATCGGGTGCTGAATCGCCAGGTCCTGGAGCGCCTGGTGCTCACCAAGATCCAGATCCAGACGGCGCGGCAGACCGGCGTCCAGGTGGATGACGAGAGCCTGAATCGCGCCATGAGCAACATCGCCGCCGAGAACGGCATGACCCTCGCCCAGTTCCGCCAGGCGGTCGAGTCGGAGGGCTACGGCTTCGTCCAGTTCCGGGAGGATATCCGGAGCGAGATCATGGTCTCGCGCCTGCGCCAGCGCCAGGTGGACAACCTCATCCATGTCTCGGACCGCGAGATCGACAACTACCTCGCGACCCAGGCCCGGCAGGAGAAGATCGACCATGAATACCACCTGGCGCAGGTCCTCGTCGCGGTGCCCGAGGACGCGGACGCCGACGGACGCAAGGCGGCGCGCGACAAGGCCTTGGCGGCCCTCAAGCGGCTGCGCCAGGGCGAAGATTTCGAGCAGGTCGCGATCGCCGTCTCCGATGACCAGGAGGCCCTGGAGGGCGGCGACCTCGGATGGCGCAAGGCCGGCGAGATCCCGGCGATCTACGCCGAAGTCGCGACCTCGCTGCGTGAGGGCGGCGTGAGCGATCTCATCGAGAGCCCGAACGGCTATCACATCGTGAAACTGATCGCGGTGCGCGGTGGCGATACCGGGCTCGTCACAGAGACCCACGCCCGCCATATCCTGGTCAAGCCCGACGATCTGGTGAGCGCCGAGACGGCCCGCGCCCGGCTCGATCGGCTCCGAGATCGGGTGCTGGCGGGCGAGGACTTCGCCGGGCTCGCGCGCCTCAACTCCGCCGACAAGCAGAGCGCCGCCAAGGGCGGCGATCTCGGCTGGATGAGTCCCGGAAACCTGGTCCCCAAGTTCGAGGACGCCATGACGGCGCTCGAGCCGGGCGGGGTGAGCGAGCCCTTCGAGACCGAGTTCGGCTGGCACATCGTGCAGGTCCTGGAGCGGCGCCGGCGCGACAACACCGTGGAGGCCATGCGCGCCCAGGCGCGCGAGGCGATCCGCCGCCGCAAGGGGGAGGAGGAACGCCAGGCCTGGTTGCGGCGGCTGCGGGACGAGGCCTATGTCGAATACCGCCTGGAGGAGTGA
- the pdxA gene encoding 4-hydroxythreonine-4-phosphate dehydrogenase PdxA: protein MSNTAWRSDATSIAVTAGEPAGIGPDLVVRLAQERLASGIVAVADPDLLLERAALLGLPLRVIPFEARAADPLPGRRAPGELRVLPVPLRVPAVCGHLNAVNSAYVVETLERAGRGCLEGTFAALVTAPVHKGVINDAGIPFSGHTEYLAALTGSREPVMMLCAPGLRVALCTTHVPLREVSALITEARVTSVLRVLVRDLCERFGVQAPRIIVCGLNPHAGEGGHLGHEDAEHIAPAIAALRALGHAIEGPVPADTAFIASRLKGVDAVLAMYHDQGLPVLKHHGFGEAVNVTLGLPILRTSVDHGTALDKAGTADVDPGSMLAAIHTALDLARRAPMVNKSL, encoded by the coding sequence ATGTCGAATACCGCCTGGAGGAGTGATGCAACATCGATCGCGGTGACCGCCGGGGAACCGGCCGGGATCGGTCCGGACCTAGTGGTCAGGCTCGCCCAGGAGCGGCTTGCGAGCGGGATCGTGGCCGTGGCCGATCCCGATCTGCTCCTGGAACGCGCGGCCCTGCTCGGGCTCCCGCTGCGAGTCATCCCCTTCGAGGCACGGGCCGCGGATCCGCTTCCAGGCCGCCGGGCGCCCGGCGAGCTTCGCGTCCTCCCCGTGCCCTTGCGCGTACCGGCCGTCTGTGGCCACCTGAACGCCGTCAATTCCGCCTATGTCGTCGAGACCTTGGAGCGCGCCGGCCGCGGGTGTCTCGAGGGGACATTCGCCGCGCTGGTGACGGCGCCGGTCCACAAGGGGGTCATCAACGATGCCGGCATCCCCTTCAGCGGACATACCGAGTACCTGGCGGCGCTGACCGGCAGCAGAGAGCCGGTCATGATGCTGTGCGCACCCGGGCTGCGGGTGGCGCTCTGCACGACGCATGTGCCGCTCCGCGAGGTCAGTGCGCTCATCACGGAGGCGCGTGTCACAAGCGTCCTGCGGGTCCTCGTGCGCGACCTTTGCGAGCGCTTCGGGGTGCAGGCGCCGCGCATCATCGTGTGCGGCCTGAACCCCCACGCCGGGGAAGGCGGCCACCTCGGCCACGAGGATGCCGAGCACATCGCCCCGGCCATCGCGGCGCTGCGTGCCCTGGGCCACGCCATCGAGGGCCCGGTCCCGGCGGACACGGCCTTCATCGCGAGCCGGCTCAAGGGTGTCGATGCCGTGCTCGCCATGTACCACGACCAGGGGCTGCCGGTCCTCAAGCACCATGGCTTCGGGGAGGCGGTCAACGTGACCTTGGGCCTGCCCATCCTGCGCACCTCGGTGGATCATGGCACGGCCCTGGACAAGGCCGGGACCGCTGACGTGGATCCGGGCAGCATGCTGGCCGCAATCCACACCGCCCTGGATCTGGCCCGACGCGCCCCAATGGTAAATAAAAGTTTGTGA
- the rsmA gene encoding 16S rRNA (adenine(1518)-N(6)/adenine(1519)-N(6))-dimethyltransferase RsmA yields the protein MTRGEDRPPRPRRRFGQHFLTDPDVIERIVAVIRPVADQHIVEIGPGRGALTRPLLEVLGTLDVVEIDRELVAALATDLGPLGELRVHRSDALRFDFSHLAPAGGQLRIVGNLPYNISTPLLFHLLAHSDAVQDLVFMLQREVAKRIVAAPSTRDYGRLSVMLQYRCAATELFSVAPQAFRPQPQVHSTVIRLVPRPPATPVVDHGLFERLVRQAFGQRRKTLRNALRGWIDEAGFGRAGIDPMLRAESLAVADFVRLTNDLASAPVP from the coding sequence GTGACCAGAGGCGAGGACCGGCCACCCCGGCCCAGGCGCCGCTTCGGACAGCATTTCCTCACCGATCCAGACGTCATCGAGCGCATCGTCGCCGTCATCCGGCCCGTGGCCGACCAGCACATAGTGGAGATCGGACCGGGCCGCGGGGCCCTGACCCGGCCGCTGCTCGAGGTCCTCGGGACACTGGATGTCGTCGAGATCGATCGCGAGCTGGTCGCGGCGCTGGCGACGGACCTGGGCCCGCTCGGCGAGCTGCGGGTCCATCGCAGCGACGCGCTCCGCTTCGATTTCTCGCACCTCGCACCCGCAGGGGGCCAGCTCCGGATCGTGGGCAACCTGCCCTACAACATCTCGACCCCCCTCTTGTTCCACCTCCTGGCGCACAGCGACGCGGTCCAAGACCTGGTGTTCATGCTGCAAAGAGAGGTTGCCAAGCGCATCGTGGCCGCCCCTTCGACCCGAGACTATGGGCGGCTGTCCGTCATGCTCCAGTATCGCTGTGCCGCCACCGAGCTCTTCTCGGTCGCGCCGCAAGCCTTCCGGCCACAGCCTCAGGTCCATTCGACCGTCATCCGGCTGGTACCCCGCCCGCCGGCGACCCCGGTTGTCGACCACGGCCTTTTCGAGCGCCTGGTCCGGCAGGCCTTCGGCCAGCGCCGCAAGACGCTCCGCAATGCCTTGAGGGGATGGATCGATGAGGCTGGTTTCGGGCGCGCCGGGATCGACCCCATGCTGCGCGCCGAGTCGCTCGCTGTGGCCGATTTCGTGCGCCTCACCAATGATCTGGCGAGCGCGCCAGTCCCGTGA
- a CDS encoding DUF1668 domain-containing protein, with protein sequence MRTITTIAGLLLLLAGALYFYYVRGVGISPQISAPAATERGGRVRTYTFGVSAGMPTPRTEVASAVLQGKIYVIGGFDGLGRTVASVEVYDPAIRLWAAGPNLPAPRHHTALVTAGNTLYALGGYTGSGFEPHAEAFALDAGAVSWRPVAPLPEARGAMAVAALDGKLFVVGGVGTEGLANELYVYDTVADRWEERRPAPTRRDHLAAAALHGRLYVAGGREQTLSKNLATLEVYDPTTDTWSAGPEMPTARGGVAGAAFDGLFVVAGGERPGATQAEVEAFDPETRRWLSLPPLPTARHGLAAAVSGNVLYLIGGGKHPGLSVSDNVEILEVN encoded by the coding sequence ATGCGCACGATCACGACCATCGCAGGGCTGTTGCTCTTGCTAGCGGGCGCGCTCTATTTCTACTACGTGCGCGGAGTCGGGATCTCTCCGCAGATCTCCGCGCCCGCAGCTACCGAACGGGGTGGGCGCGTGCGCACCTACACCTTTGGCGTGAGCGCGGGCATGCCTACGCCCCGTACCGAGGTCGCCTCGGCGGTGCTCCAGGGCAAGATCTACGTGATCGGAGGATTCGATGGCCTCGGGCGGACCGTCGCGAGCGTCGAGGTCTACGACCCTGCCATTCGGCTTTGGGCAGCGGGCCCCAATCTGCCGGCGCCCCGCCACCACACGGCCCTGGTCACGGCGGGGAACACCCTCTATGCGCTGGGGGGTTACACCGGTTCGGGCTTCGAACCCCACGCAGAGGCCTTTGCGCTGGACGCCGGGGCTGTGTCGTGGAGGCCGGTTGCGCCGTTGCCGGAGGCGCGGGGGGCCATGGCCGTGGCCGCGCTGGACGGCAAGCTCTTCGTCGTCGGCGGGGTGGGGACCGAGGGGTTGGCGAACGAGCTTTACGTGTACGACACCGTGGCCGACCGCTGGGAAGAACGGCGGCCGGCGCCGACGCGCCGTGACCACCTCGCCGCCGCCGCACTGCATGGCCGGCTGTACGTGGCCGGGGGCCGGGAGCAAACCCTGTCGAAGAACCTGGCGACGCTCGAGGTCTACGATCCGACCACGGACACCTGGAGCGCAGGACCGGAAATGCCCACTGCCCGCGGCGGGGTCGCCGGCGCCGCCTTCGACGGGCTCTTCGTCGTGGCGGGCGGGGAACGTCCAGGCGCGACCCAAGCCGAGGTCGAAGCCTTCGATCCGGAGACGCGGCGGTGGCTGAGCCTGCCACCCTTGCCTACGGCCCGCCACGGTCTCGCCGCCGCGGTTTCGGGGAACGTTCTCTACCTCATCGGCGGCGGCAAGCACCCCGGTCTTTCGGTCTCGGACAATGTGGAGATCTTGGAGGTGAATTAG
- a CDS encoding DUF2283 domain-containing protein — protein sequence MKLNYYADTDSLYIDLSEQPSVESREISEGVVVDYDANGNLVGIDIDNASKKVQLQQLILNKLPSEVQTVAA from the coding sequence ATGAAACTGAATTACTACGCCGACACGGATTCCTTGTATATTGACCTCTCCGAACAACCGAGTGTCGAGAGCCGAGAAATTTCTGAAGGGGTTGTGGTGGACTATGACGCCAACGGGAACCTTGTTGGCATTGACATCGACAACGCGAGCAAAAAGGTCCAGCTTCAACAGCTGATCCTGAACAAGCTGCCGTCCGAGGTACAAACCGTTGCCGCTTAA